From one Anaerococcus prevotii DSM 20548 genomic stretch:
- a CDS encoding ArsR/SmtB family transcription factor: MSVDYENLSKKLRVISDPKRLKIIDMLSCDELCACEILEKFDITQPTLSYDMRKLEEAGLVTSRREGKNTFYSLDKESLDEIEDSLKLIFHIQDDCICKE; the protein is encoded by the coding sequence ATGAGTGTTGATTATGAAAATTTATCTAAAAAGCTAAGGGTGATTTCTGATCCTAAGAGGCTTAAGATTATTGATATGTTATCTTGTGATGAGCTTTGTGCTTGTGAGATACTTGAGAAATTTGATATTACTCAGCCTACCTTATCCTATGACATGAGAAAGCTCGAAGAAGCGGGGCTTGTTACTAGCAGAAGAGAGGGTAAGAATACTTTCTACTCTTTAGATAAGGAAAGTTTGGATGAGATTGAGGATAGCTTAAAGCTTATATTTCATATTCAAGATGATTGTATTTGCAAGGAGTAA
- the arsD gene encoding arsenite efflux transporter metallochaperone ArsD — MKKMYIYEGPMCCSTGVCGPSPDEELMRVSSLVDKLTKSGASIERYNLTNNTNEFVENKTINSLLEEKGEDILPVVIVDDEVVMTGKYPSNEEFYEMLFLADEAKEETDSDSGSCCSGGGCCC; from the coding sequence ATGAAGAAGATGTATATATATGAAGGCCCTATGTGTTGTTCAACAGGTGTATGTGGACCAAGTCCAGATGAGGAACTTATGAGAGTGTCTAGCCTAGTTGATAAGCTTACTAAAAGTGGAGCTAGCATTGAAAGATATAACCTAACTAACAATACTAATGAGTTTGTGGAAAACAAAACTATTAATAGTCTCTTAGAAGAAAAGGGTGAAGATATCCTACCAGTTGTAATAGTGGATGATGAAGTTGTTATGACGGGCAAGTACCCTAGCAATGAAGAGTTCTATGAAATGTTATTTTTAGCTGATGAAGCCAAGGAAGAGACAGATAGTGACAGTGGATCTTGTTGTTCTGGCGGAGGATGCTGCTGCTAA
- the arsA gene encoding arsenical pump-driving ATPase, with protein sequence MKQFDIKEIDLTKYLFFTGKGGVGKTSTACASAISLADEGNEVLLISTDPASNLQDVFETELDNKGVRIEGVDGLTVANLDPIEAANEYKESVVGPYRGKLPKSVIENMEEQLSGSCTVEIAAFNEFSKFITDADLKDKYDYIIFDTAPTGHTLRMLQLPSAWTSFISESTHGASCLGQLSGLEDEKETYKYAVDTLADGKLTSLVLVARPEETPLLEANRASYELAELGINNQILIINGLLSGHDDEVSEAFYKKQKESLDKMPEGIKDLKTFFIPLRGYNLNSIENLRSLLVEDKENTSDVDLNIGEIPRLKDIIDDLYKNKKKVIFTMGKGGVGKTTMASAIAKGLTAKGEKVHLTTTDPANHLTGMIREDDLLTISHIDEEEELKKYQEEVLENARKTMSDEDLEYIKEDLRSPCTQEIAVFRAFADVVDRADDEIVVIDTAPTGHTLLLLDSTESYNKEIEKNQGNVPESAKKLLPRLKNSDETEVLIVTLAEPTPFYESQRLEEDLKRAGIYSKWWIINSSIYKTGSRNKTLQAKANSEIEWIKKIDDRTDGNFTIIPWSSDEIKGSSLDKLIK encoded by the coding sequence ATGAAACAATTTGATATCAAGGAAATTGACTTAACTAAATACTTATTTTTCACAGGAAAGGGAGGAGTCGGCAAGACTTCTACTGCCTGTGCTAGTGCAATAAGTCTAGCTGATGAGGGCAATGAAGTCCTATTAATTAGTACTGACCCTGCTTCAAACCTTCAAGATGTTTTTGAAACTGAGCTTGATAACAAGGGTGTGAGGATAGAAGGTGTGGATGGACTTACTGTAGCCAACCTAGATCCTATAGAAGCTGCCAATGAGTATAAGGAAAGTGTAGTTGGTCCCTACAGAGGAAAGTTACCTAAGAGTGTAATAGAAAATATGGAAGAGCAATTATCTGGATCTTGTACTGTAGAGATAGCTGCTTTTAATGAATTTTCTAAGTTTATAACTGATGCTGACCTAAAGGACAAATATGATTATATAATATTTGACACAGCACCAACAGGCCACACCCTAAGGATGCTCCAACTTCCTTCGGCTTGGACGAGCTTTATCAGCGAATCCACCCACGGAGCTTCATGCCTAGGTCAATTATCAGGTCTAGAAGATGAGAAGGAAACATACAAGTATGCTGTGGATACCCTAGCTGATGGTAAACTTACAAGTCTAGTATTAGTTGCAAGACCTGAGGAGACTCCTCTACTTGAAGCAAATAGAGCCTCTTACGAGCTCGCAGAATTAGGTATTAACAATCAAATCCTTATCATAAATGGCCTATTAAGTGGCCATGATGATGAAGTATCAGAAGCTTTTTATAAAAAGCAAAAAGAATCTTTAGATAAGATGCCAGAAGGCATTAAGGATCTTAAAACTTTCTTTATTCCACTTAGGGGATACAACTTAAACAGTATCGAAAATTTAAGATCCCTTCTGGTTGAGGATAAGGAAAATACTAGTGATGTAGACCTTAATATAGGAGAAATTCCAAGGCTAAAAGATATTATAGATGACTTATATAAGAATAAGAAAAAAGTTATCTTTACCATGGGAAAGGGCGGTGTAGGAAAGACCACGATGGCATCTGCTATCGCCAAGGGCCTTACCGCTAAGGGAGAGAAGGTCCATCTAACTACAACCGATCCAGCTAACCACTTGACTGGTATGATTCGTGAAGACGACTTATTAACTATAAGCCATATAGATGAAGAAGAAGAGCTTAAAAAATACCAAGAAGAAGTTCTAGAAAATGCTAGAAAAACCATGTCTGATGAAGACTTGGAGTATATAAAAGAAGATTTAAGATCACCATGTACCCAAGAGATTGCTGTATTTAGAGCCTTTGCGGATGTGGTTGATAGAGCAGATGATGAGATTGTTGTAATCGATACAGCCCCAACAGGACATACACTTCTGCTCCTAGATTCTACAGAATCCTATAACAAAGAGATAGAGAAGAACCAAGGCAATGTCCCAGAATCAGCAAAGAAACTTCTCCCTAGACTAAAAAATAGTGATGAAACAGAAGTCCTAATTGTAACCCTTGCTGAGCCAACTCCATTCTATGAGTCTCAAAGACTTGAAGAAGACCTAAAAAGAGCGGGAATTTATAGCAAGTGGTGGATTATAAATTCATCTATATATAAGACTGGCTCTAGGAACAAGACTCTACAAGCCAAGGCTAATAGTGAGATAGAATGGATAAAAAAGATTGATGATCGTACAGACGGAAACTTCACAATAATCCCATGGTCAAGTGATGAGATTAAGGGATCTAGTTTAGATAAATTAATTAAGTAG
- a CDS encoding arsenate reductase ArsC, with product MTEKTKVAFICVHNSCRSQIAEALGKKFDGDKIDFYSAGTELVPQINQDAVRLMKEIHGIDMEESQYSKLIDDLPEVDYVISMGCNVVCPFLPFKYKKYDWGIEDPTGKSDEEFVKVIDEIEGKLKDLISEIDEELA from the coding sequence ATGACAGAAAAAACAAAAGTTGCCTTTATATGCGTTCACAATTCTTGCAGGTCTCAGATAGCTGAGGCCCTTGGCAAGAAATTTGATGGAGATAAAATAGATTTCTATTCTGCAGGAACTGAGCTAGTCCCTCAGATAAACCAAGATGCAGTAAGGCTTATGAAAGAAATACACGGGATTGATATGGAAGAAAGCCAGTATTCCAAACTTATAGATGACCTACCAGAGGTTGACTATGTCATCTCTATGGGTTGCAATGTGGTATGCCCATTCCTTCCATTTAAATACAAAAAGTATGACTGGGGAATAGAAGACCCTACTGGTAAGTCTGACGAAGAGTTTGTCAAGGTAATAGACGAAATCGAAGGAAAATTAAAGGACTTAATCAGTGAAATAGATGAGGAGTTAGCTTAA
- the arsB gene encoding ACR3 family arsenite efflux transporter has translation MKKQEDISFFERNLTFWVLICMVIGVLIGRFIPAIPETLGEFEFYNVSIPTTILLWIMIYPMMLKIDFNSIKNIKNNPKGLFITWIANWIIKPFTMYLIARLFFFGIYKNIISGDLASEYLAGAVLLGAAPCTAMVFVWSKLTRGNSAYTLVQVASNDLILLLAYIPIVSFLLKRGNINIPWGTLLLSIVLFIVVPLIFSILTRRRVIKNKGEDYLNNVFIPSFDKYTMVGLLLTLIIIFSFQGMKIIDQPLNIALIAVPLILQTFLIFAITFGMAYLAKLPYSIAAPCGMIGASNFFELSVAVAISLFGLSSGATLATVVGVLVEVPVMLLLVRIANSMKHRFKR, from the coding sequence ATGAAAAAACAAGAAGATATAAGCTTTTTTGAAAGAAATCTTACATTTTGGGTCTTGATATGCATGGTTATAGGTGTTTTAATTGGACGCTTTATACCTGCTATTCCAGAGACTTTGGGAGAGTTTGAGTTTTACAATGTATCTATTCCAACAACCATACTTCTTTGGATCATGATATATCCAATGATGTTAAAGATTGATTTTAATAGTATAAAAAATATCAAAAACAATCCTAAGGGACTCTTTATAACCTGGATTGCCAACTGGATTATCAAACCCTTTACTATGTATCTAATAGCTAGATTATTTTTCTTTGGTATTTACAAAAATATCATTAGTGGAGATCTAGCATCAGAGTACCTAGCAGGAGCAGTTTTATTAGGAGCAGCTCCATGTACGGCCATGGTATTTGTTTGGAGTAAGTTAACAAGAGGTAATAGTGCCTATACCCTAGTTCAAGTGGCGAGCAATGATTTAATTTTGCTATTGGCCTATATTCCAATAGTAAGCTTCTTACTAAAGAGGGGCAATATCAATATACCTTGGGGGACCCTACTTTTATCAATCGTACTATTTATAGTAGTGCCTCTTATATTTAGTATCTTAACAAGAAGGCGTGTAATAAAAAATAAGGGTGAAGATTACTTAAATAATGTATTTATCCCATCATTTGATAAGTATACTATGGTTGGGTTATTACTAACTTTGATAATTATATTCTCATTCCAAGGGATGAAAATTATCGACCAACCTCTAAATATAGCTCTTATAGCAGTACCACTTATACTTCAAACCTTCCTTATATTTGCTATAACCTTTGGCATGGCATACCTTGCTAAGCTACCTTATTCTATAGCTGCTCCATGTGGAATGATAGGAGCATCTAACTTCTTCGAATTATCCGTAGCTGTTGCTATCTCACTATTTGGCCTATCATCTGGTGCAACCCTTGCAACTGTGGTAGGAGTTTTGGTAGAGGTACCGGTAATGCTGCTTTTAGTAAGAATAGCAAACTCAATGAAACATAGGTTTAAGAGATAA
- the hydA gene encoding dihydropyrimidinase → MSILLKNAKIIEEGDYVLRDIYIDDEKISEISDDINRSADRVIDCKNLLTLPGGVDVHTHLSLDLGKFISIDDFYTGTRAASFGGTTSIVDHIAFGPRDSLVGEMIDKYHKMAEGAAVIDYSFHGAIQKASDAILDEMEELFDEGIVSTKIYTTYGGKLDDDKMLKVLRKAKETGTVVCVHCENDGMIAELRKEAEEAKNLAPIFHAKTRPSEAEAEAINRLIYLSELAGFPKLYIVHTSSKLGLEEIRNARKRGVENLYCETCTQYLTYTDKKYEEGGPSEGVKYICAPPLRKDTDVEALWEGVADGTVDVIATDHCPFYYESEKLPYKDDFLNAPGGIPGIEERMEVVLTEGIRRGIKPGRLVDLLCTNPSEIFGLSYKKGSIEVDKDADLVVFDKKTYTISQENRHSACDYTTYEGFESDFKVKLVIARGQVILEDGKNYGERGRGKFIDRKFI, encoded by the coding sequence ATGAGTATTTTACTTAAAAATGCAAAGATTATAGAAGAAGGAGATTACGTCCTTCGTGATATTTATATAGATGATGAGAAGATAAGTGAGATCAGTGACGATATTAATCGAAGTGCCGATAGGGTGATCGATTGTAAGAATCTCCTTACCTTGCCTGGTGGGGTGGATGTCCATACACATTTGTCTCTGGATTTGGGTAAATTTATTTCGATTGATGATTTCTATACTGGAACTAGGGCGGCAAGCTTCGGCGGGACTACTTCTATTGTAGATCATATAGCCTTTGGTCCAAGAGATTCTCTTGTGGGGGAGATGATCGACAAGTATCACAAGATGGCAGAAGGAGCTGCTGTGATTGATTATTCTTTCCATGGAGCTATACAAAAGGCAAGTGATGCCATTCTTGATGAGATGGAAGAGCTTTTTGATGAAGGGATTGTTTCTACTAAGATTTATACGACTTATGGAGGCAAGCTCGATGATGATAAGATGCTTAAGGTTCTTAGAAAAGCTAAGGAGACTGGAACGGTAGTTTGTGTTCATTGTGAAAACGATGGCATGATAGCTGAGCTTAGGAAAGAGGCGGAAGAGGCTAAGAATCTCGCTCCAATTTTTCACGCCAAGACTAGACCTTCCGAAGCAGAAGCAGAAGCTATTAATAGGCTTATTTATTTAAGCGAGCTTGCTGGTTTTCCTAAACTTTATATAGTCCACACTTCTTCAAAGCTAGGCCTTGAAGAGATTAGAAATGCGAGAAAACGTGGAGTGGAGAACCTCTACTGCGAGACTTGTACCCAATATTTGACCTATACGGACAAGAAGTATGAGGAAGGCGGCCCAAGCGAAGGGGTCAAATACATTTGTGCTCCTCCTCTTAGGAAAGATACGGATGTAGAAGCCTTGTGGGAGGGAGTAGCTGATGGGACTGTTGATGTGATCGCAACTGATCACTGTCCTTTCTATTACGAAAGCGAGAAGCTTCCTTACAAGGATGATTTCCTAAATGCTCCTGGAGGGATTCCAGGAATCGAGGAGAGGATGGAAGTTGTCCTTACAGAGGGAATCCGCAGGGGGATCAAGCCAGGAAGGTTAGTGGACTTACTTTGTACAAATCCTAGCGAGATTTTCGGTCTTTCTTATAAGAAAGGAAGTATCGAAGTCGATAAGGATGCGGACCTTGTTGTATTTGATAAGAAGACTTACACGATTAGCCAGGAAAATAGGCATTCTGCTTGCGATTATACGACCTATGAGGGCTTTGAGTCTGACTTTAAGGTAAAGCTTGTTATAGCAAGGGGTCAAGTGATTTTGGAAGATGGTAAGAACTACGGCGAGAGGGGCCGAGGGAAATTTATAGATAGAAAGTTTATTTAG
- the xdh gene encoding selenium-dependent xanthine dehydrogenase has translation MTNILVGDRIKDTDPIIVKINGKKYETYEDKTLLRFLRDDLHITSVKDGCSQGACGTCTVLVGDSKKLSCTQKLSKLKDEEILTIEGLTELEKKAFVHAFSKAGAVQCGFCTPGMVMSGAAIIRKNPNPSEDEIKAGIKQNICRCTGYVKIIEGIKLASEIINGNIEITTDEKDRVKVGDEFIRIDAHDKVLGIGEYVDDMIFDDMKVGSAIRSKFPRAKVLKIDTTKAEALPGVIGVLTAEDVPNNKVGHIFQDWDVFIEEGDITRYEGDALCLVVAENDKVLAEAKKLVEVEYEELEPISSIEEAENPEAPFIHPTGNICQERHVSRGNAEEAFKKCKYIVEETYTTPFTEHAFLEPECAIAEPMGDGVKIYTTDQSVYDTRKETLIMFGWEDQPERVVVENKLIGGAFGGKEDVSCQHLAALAAYKFKERVKIKFSRDESLKFHPKRHPMVGIFKLGCDEEGNFLAMKATIKMDTGAYASLCGPVLERACTHSVGPYHYENTEIDGYGYYTNNPPAGAFRGFGVCQSNFAFESNINLLAEKVGISPWEIRYKNAIRPGEVLPNGQIADSSTALVETLEAAKKIFEENEDRAGIACAMKNAGVGVGLPDKGRAKIVVEDGLVRVYCAASDLGQGAQTVFKQMVLDILGLRPDQVEIIHPNSANSPDSGTSSGSRQTLISGEAIKKVSEKLKKDLDDANDIRDLNGREYFHEYFDPTDPLGSEKENPVSHIAYGFSTNVVILNDDGTIRKVFAATDAGKVINPKAIEGQLEGGIVMGLGYALTENFKLDRSKVKAKYGTLGLWRAPMIPEIETVFVSKPDDELLDRAFGAKGVGEIATIPIAPAAQGAYYKLDGVLRRDFPMVDTAYSKPRKKFDA, from the coding sequence ATGACAAATATATTGGTAGGAGATAGGATTAAGGATACAGATCCTATAATTGTTAAGATAAATGGCAAAAAATACGAGACCTATGAGGATAAGACTCTTCTTAGGTTTTTGCGTGATGACTTACATATTACATCAGTGAAGGACGGTTGTTCCCAAGGTGCTTGCGGAACTTGTACTGTCCTTGTTGGAGATAGCAAGAAGCTTTCTTGTACCCAGAAGCTTTCTAAGCTTAAGGATGAGGAAATCCTTACCATAGAGGGACTTACAGAACTTGAGAAGAAGGCCTTTGTCCATGCCTTCTCTAAGGCAGGAGCGGTCCAATGCGGTTTTTGTACACCAGGCATGGTGATGAGCGGGGCTGCTATCATTAGAAAGAATCCAAATCCTAGCGAGGATGAGATAAAGGCAGGCATCAAGCAAAATATCTGTAGATGTACAGGATATGTCAAAATCATCGAGGGTATTAAGCTTGCTTCAGAAATCATAAATGGCAATATCGAAATTACTACAGATGAAAAGGATAGGGTTAAGGTTGGAGATGAATTTATAAGAATCGATGCCCACGACAAGGTCTTAGGTATAGGCGAATATGTCGATGATATGATCTTTGATGATATGAAAGTAGGATCTGCTATTAGGAGTAAGTTCCCAAGAGCCAAGGTCCTTAAGATAGATACGACTAAGGCGGAGGCCCTTCCTGGAGTAATAGGAGTCCTAACTGCTGAAGATGTGCCAAACAACAAGGTAGGCCATATCTTCCAAGATTGGGATGTCTTTATTGAAGAGGGGGATATCACAAGATATGAAGGAGATGCACTTTGTCTTGTGGTTGCGGAGAATGATAAGGTCCTTGCTGAGGCTAAAAAATTAGTTGAAGTAGAATACGAAGAGCTAGAGCCAATTTCTTCTATCGAAGAAGCAGAAAATCCAGAAGCTCCTTTCATCCATCCTACAGGTAATATCTGCCAAGAAAGACACGTCAGCCGTGGTAATGCGGAAGAAGCCTTCAAGAAGTGTAAGTATATAGTAGAAGAGACCTACACGACTCCTTTTACCGAGCATGCCTTCCTCGAGCCAGAATGTGCAATTGCTGAGCCAATGGGAGATGGGGTAAAGATCTATACCACAGACCAATCGGTTTATGATACTAGAAAAGAGACCCTTATAATGTTTGGCTGGGAAGATCAGCCAGAAAGAGTTGTGGTAGAAAATAAGCTAATTGGCGGAGCCTTTGGTGGTAAGGAAGACGTATCTTGCCAGCATCTTGCAGCTCTTGCAGCTTACAAATTTAAGGAAAGGGTCAAGATTAAGTTTAGTCGTGACGAATCCTTGAAGTTCCATCCGAAAAGACACCCAATGGTTGGAATCTTCAAGCTAGGTTGTGACGAAGAGGGAAACTTCCTTGCTATGAAGGCTACGATTAAGATGGACACAGGAGCCTACGCTTCCCTTTGTGGACCAGTTCTTGAGCGTGCTTGTACCCACTCTGTAGGACCTTATCATTACGAAAACACCGAAATTGATGGCTATGGATATTATACGAACAACCCTCCAGCAGGAGCCTTCAGAGGCTTTGGAGTTTGCCAATCGAACTTTGCCTTCGAGAGCAATATCAATCTCTTGGCAGAAAAGGTAGGCATTTCTCCTTGGGAAATAAGATACAAAAATGCCATTAGACCTGGCGAGGTCCTTCCTAATGGACAGATTGCAGACTCTTCTACAGCCCTTGTCGAAACTCTAGAGGCAGCTAAGAAAATCTTTGAAGAAAACGAAGACAGGGCTGGTATTGCTTGCGCTATGAAAAACGCTGGAGTTGGTGTAGGCCTTCCTGATAAGGGTAGGGCCAAGATTGTTGTTGAAGATGGATTAGTGAGAGTATATTGTGCGGCAAGTGATTTGGGCCAAGGAGCACAAACTGTCTTTAAGCAAATGGTCCTAGACATATTAGGTCTACGTCCAGATCAAGTTGAGATCATCCATCCAAACTCAGCTAACTCACCAGATTCCGGTACATCATCAGGATCTCGTCAGACCTTGATCTCTGGTGAAGCCATAAAGAAAGTTTCTGAAAAGCTTAAGAAGGACTTAGACGATGCTAATGATATAAGGGACCTTAATGGCAGGGAATATTTCCATGAATATTTCGATCCTACAGATCCACTGGGCTCAGAAAAGGAAAATCCAGTAAGCCACATCGCTTACGGTTTTTCTACAAATGTGGTAATATTAAATGATGACGGGACTATTAGAAAAGTCTTTGCCGCAACTGATGCTGGCAAGGTCATAAATCCTAAGGCAATCGAAGGTCAGCTTGAGGGAGGAATTGTAATGGGTCTAGGCTACGCCCTTACAGAAAACTTCAAGCTAGATAGATCCAAGGTTAAGGCCAAATACGGAACGCTTGGCCTTTGGAGAGCGCCAATGATTCCAGAAATAGAGACTGTCTTTGTAAGTAAGCCAGACGATGAATTACTAGATAGGGCCTTTGGTGCCAAGGGAGTAGGAGAGATCGCTACAATTCCAATTGCTCCAGCAGCCCAAGGAGCCTATTACAAGCTTGACGGAGTCCTAAGACGCGATTTCCCAATGGTTGATACGGCTTATAGCAAGCCAAGGAAGAAATTTGATGCTTAA
- the yqeC gene encoding selenium cofactor biosynthesis protein YqeC, producing the protein MLKIEEIFDIQRNDIISITGSGGKTSLMTYLALSLSKKGRVLMTTSTKIALPKDPSYRTYTSFDSYVNNKSERIVCLGEEVSGKGKLKSLGCDNLKKVLDDFDYVLIEADGCRNLPLKFWYDYEPVIYDFTTKVIGVLPIKIIGRELKEDFTYNYKGFSKNIGTGIIDSKMIRRLIAYDKGFYKGFDGGKYFFLNQVESEKDFANVRKIREDFDFPDIKLSYGSIKEGKFYEN; encoded by the coding sequence ATGCTTAAAATAGAAGAAATATTTGATATTCAAAGAAATGATATAATTTCAATAACAGGATCTGGGGGCAAGACGAGTCTAATGACTTATCTTGCCCTTAGCTTGTCCAAAAAGGGTAGGGTCCTTATGACGACTTCAACTAAAATCGCCCTTCCTAAAGATCCAAGCTATAGGACCTATACTTCCTTTGATTCTTATGTAAATAATAAGTCAGAGAGGATAGTATGTTTGGGAGAGGAAGTTTCAGGCAAGGGGAAGCTAAAAAGCCTGGGATGTGATAATCTTAAGAAAGTTCTTGATGATTTTGATTATGTCTTGATAGAAGCAGACGGTTGTAGGAATCTTCCTCTTAAGTTTTGGTATGATTACGAGCCTGTAATCTATGACTTTACGACAAAAGTTATAGGGGTTTTGCCTATTAAAATCATTGGACGTGAGCTTAAGGAAGATTTTACTTATAATTATAAGGGCTTTTCAAAAAATATAGGGACTGGTATCATAGATTCTAAGATGATAAGAAGACTAATCGCTTATGATAAGGGCTTCTACAAGGGATTTGATGGAGGGAAATATTTTTTCCTAAACCAGGTAGAAAGCGAGAAGGACTTTGCAAATGTCCGAAAGATCAGGGAGGATTTTGATTTTCCTGATATTAAATTATCCTATGGATCGATCAAGGAGGGAAAGTTTTATGAAAATTAA
- a CDS encoding nucleotidyltransferase family protein, with product MKINAILMASGLSRRMGENKLMLEFKGKKIYEHTLDLLEEVGFDEVIVATSYDEILEDARSRGFVAICNTDNEIGKSSSIKLGVRETDEDANMMFFVADQPLLRKETCDKLIESFKETKLMTYPVVGMRRGAPVIFPASYRDKLLSLEADQGGMIFAKDGKTNKVPIENEYELLDIDTIEAYENLRRDHE from the coding sequence ATGAAAATTAATGCTATACTAATGGCCTCAGGCCTATCTAGAAGGATGGGAGAAAACAAACTGATGCTAGAATTTAAGGGAAAGAAAATCTACGAACATACTCTAGATCTCTTGGAGGAAGTCGGATTTGATGAGGTTATAGTTGCCACTTCCTACGATGAGATCCTAGAAGATGCAAGGTCTAGAGGCTTTGTGGCTATTTGTAATACTGATAATGAGATCGGCAAATCTTCATCAATAAAACTCGGTGTAAGGGAGACTGATGAAGATGCCAACATGATGTTTTTTGTGGCAGATCAGCCCCTTCTTAGGAAAGAAACTTGCGACAAACTAATCGAATCCTTTAAGGAAACTAAGCTTATGACCTATCCTGTCGTAGGGATGAGAAGGGGAGCGCCAGTGATCTTTCCTGCTAGCTACAGGGATAAGCTTTTAAGCCTTGAAGCCGACCAGGGAGGCATGATCTTCGCCAAAGACGGTAAGACTAACAAGGTCCCAATAGAAAACGAATACGAACTATTGGATATTGATACCATAGAAGCCTACGAGAATTTAAGGCGTGATCATGAATAA